From the genome of Triticum aestivum cultivar Chinese Spring chromosome 3B, IWGSC CS RefSeq v2.1, whole genome shotgun sequence, one region includes:
- the LOC101290614 gene encoding tryptophan aminotransferase-related protein 3, with product MESAFPTAARLGLHVLLYSSLLLNALFLAHHFLSAPPAPSPLLSEADNGGGGGALSWALRAARDAESVAAAGCSGHGRVFLDGIVGQDGRPGCECNTCFEGPDCSVRTPDCTVDADSGDPMFLEPYWMQHAEASAVVVSGWHRMSYRTTDGLFQSVELERCIRRLHAAVGNAVADDKQIVFATGSMQLINALVYALSPDSNSGSTASVVATTPYYPAYRTQIVLFDSREYRWAGNTSMWAKASGNSTTKEDVIEFVTSPNNPDAVLHQPVVGGSSAILDHAYFWPHFTHIPAPSDEDVMLFTTSKLSGHASSRFGWALIRDEKVAKRVNNYILQNTMGTSRDTQLRMLSVFKAILANLHGKEDIFAFGHDVMTAKWRKLGAVVSRSRRISLQNIPPQYCTYFDKIREPSPAYAWVKCEREEDSDCSDVLLKAKIITRSGVWNDASSRYTRISLIKSQDDFDLLLERITEFVDAELTAAGSNSM from the exons ATGGAGTCCGCCTTTCCAACAGCTGCGCGCCTCGGGCTCCATGTTCTCCTCTACTCATCGCTGCTCCTCAACGCCCTCTTCCTCGCTCACCACTTCCTCTCCGCCCCGCCGGCGCCGTCCCCGCTTCTCAGCGAGGCCgacaacggcggtggcggcggcgcgctgAGCTGGGCGCTACGTGCGGCAAGGGATGCCGAGTCCGTGGCCGCGGCGGGATGCTCCGGCCACGGCCGCGTGTTCCTGGATGGCATCGTCGGCCAGGACGGGCGGCCCGGGTGCGAGTGCAACACCTGCTTCGAAGGGCCGGACTGCTCCGTCCGGACGCCCGACTGCACCGTCGACGCCGACAG CGGGGACCCGATGTTCCTGGAACCATACTGGATGCAGCACGCGGAGGCCAGCGCCGTGGTGGTCTCGGGGTGGCACCGCATGAGCTACAGAACCACCGACGGTCTCTTCCAGTCCGTCGAGCTCGAGCGTTGCATCAGGCGGCTGCACGCGGCCGTCGGCAACGCCGTCGCCGACGACAAGCAAATCGTGTTCGCCACCGGCTCCATGCAGCTGATCAACGCGCTGGTGTACGCCCTGTCACCGGACAGCAACTCCGGCTCCACGGCCAGCGTGGTCGCCACCACGCCGTACTACCCG GCTTACAGAACCCAGATCGTGTTGTTCGACAGCCGGGAGTACAGATGGGCCGGGAACACCTCCATGTGGGCCAAAGCGTCGGGGAACTCCACCACCAAGGAGGACGTCATCGAGTTCGTGACGTCGCCGAACAACCCCGACGCCGTGCTCCACCAGCCCGTCGTCGGCGGCTCGTCGGCGATCCTCGACCACGCCTACTTCTGGCCGCACTTCACGCACATCCCCGCGCCCTCCGACGAGGACGTCATGCTCTTCACCACCTCCAAGCTCTCCGGCCATGCCAGCAGTCGATTCGG GTGGGCGCTGATAAGGGACGAGAAGGTGGCCAAGAGGGTCAATAACTACATTTTGCAGAACACCATGGGCACGTCCCGTGACACCCAGCTCCGGATGCTCAGCGTCTTCAAGGCCATACTGGCCAACCTGCACGGCAAGGAGGACATCTTCGCCTTTGGGCACGACGTGATGACGGCCAAATGGCGCAAGCTCGGCGCCGTCGTGTCGCGCTCCCGCAGGATCTCGCTGCAGAACATCCCTCCCCAGTACTGCACCTACTTCGACAAGATCAGGGAGCCATCCCCAG CTTATGCGTGGGTCAAGTGTGAGAGGGAGGAAGACAGTGACTGCTCTGACGTGCTACTCAAGGCCAAGATAATCACACGGTCCGGCGTCTGGAACGACGCCAGCAGCCGGTACACGAGGATAAGCCTCATCAAGTCCCAGGACGACTTCGACCTGCTCCTCGAGAGGATCACAGAATTTGTCGATGCCGAGCTCACCGCTGCTGGTTCCAACTCCATGTGA